In the Kribbella sp. NBC_00482 genome, one interval contains:
- a CDS encoding MerR family transcriptional regulator — translation MRITEAARQLGTTPRMLRYREALGLLPRSRSEHTSQRQYDERDLAAVQLALDLERRYDVTPAALAFALRALAEPSVAADIRNLGYRTGRLTAPPTQAQFDRDRALRWLGRSGVLPPKPR, via the coding sequence ATGCGCATCACCGAGGCCGCTCGCCAACTGGGTACCACTCCGCGCATGCTGCGCTACCGGGAGGCACTCGGGCTGCTCCCCCGCTCCCGTTCCGAACACACGTCGCAGCGCCAGTACGACGAACGCGACCTGGCAGCCGTCCAGCTGGCGCTCGACCTCGAACGCCGGTACGACGTGACGCCGGCCGCGCTCGCCTTCGCCCTGAGAGCGCTCGCCGAACCGTCCGTGGCCGCGGACATCCGCAACCTCGGGTACCGCACCGGCCGCCTCACCGCCCCACCCACCCAGGCGCAGTTCGACCGCGACCGCGCACTCAGATGGCTGGGCCGCTCCGGCGTACTGCCCCCGAAACCGCGCTGA
- the ahcY gene encoding adenosylhomocysteinase, translating to MTFDYKVADLGLAEFGRKEIRLAEHEMPGLMAMRAQYGESKPLAGARIMGSLHMTIQTAVLIETLTALGAEVRWVSCNIFSTQDHAAAAVVVGREGTPEAPAGVPVFAWKGETLEEYWWCTEQALNWPGDEGPNMILDDGGDATMLVHKGTEFEKAGAVPDPSTADSEEYAVVLTVLTRTLTEDPQRWTAIGQGIKGVTEETTTGVHRLYEMHKAGALLFPAINVNDSVTKSKFDNKYGCRHSLIDGINRATDVLIGGKVAVVCGYGDVGKGCAESLRGQGARVIVTEIDPICALQAAMDGYQVTTIDDVVGIADIFVTTTGNKDVITADHMAAMKHQAIVGNIGHFDNEIDMAGLYKTAGVERVNIKPQVDEFRFADGHTIIVLSEGRLLNLGNATGHPSFVMSNSFTNQVLAQIELFVKTADYPTEVYVLPKHLDEMVARLHLDALGVKLTELTKEQSAYLGVPVEGPYKAEAYRY from the coding sequence ATGACGTTCGACTACAAGGTGGCGGACCTCGGCTTGGCCGAGTTCGGGCGCAAGGAGATCCGGCTGGCCGAGCACGAGATGCCCGGCCTGATGGCGATGCGCGCGCAGTACGGCGAGAGCAAGCCGCTGGCCGGCGCGCGAATCATGGGCTCGCTGCACATGACCATCCAGACCGCGGTGCTGATCGAGACGCTGACCGCGCTCGGCGCCGAGGTGCGCTGGGTCTCGTGCAACATCTTCTCCACGCAGGACCACGCTGCCGCCGCGGTCGTCGTCGGCCGCGAGGGCACGCCCGAAGCCCCCGCCGGTGTCCCCGTCTTCGCCTGGAAGGGCGAGACGCTGGAGGAGTACTGGTGGTGCACCGAGCAGGCGCTGAACTGGCCCGGTGACGAGGGTCCGAACATGATCCTCGACGACGGCGGCGACGCCACGATGCTCGTGCACAAGGGCACCGAGTTCGAGAAGGCGGGCGCCGTACCGGACCCGTCGACCGCGGACTCCGAGGAGTACGCCGTCGTCCTCACGGTGCTGACCCGGACGCTGACCGAGGACCCGCAGCGGTGGACCGCCATCGGTCAGGGCATCAAGGGTGTCACCGAGGAGACCACCACCGGCGTGCACCGGCTGTACGAGATGCACAAGGCGGGCGCGCTGCTGTTCCCGGCGATCAACGTCAACGACTCGGTGACCAAGTCGAAGTTCGACAACAAGTACGGCTGCCGGCACTCGCTGATCGACGGCATCAACCGCGCCACCGACGTACTGATCGGCGGCAAGGTCGCGGTCGTCTGCGGGTACGGCGACGTCGGCAAGGGCTGCGCCGAGTCGCTGCGCGGCCAGGGCGCCCGGGTGATCGTCACCGAGATCGACCCGATCTGCGCGCTGCAGGCGGCGATGGACGGCTACCAGGTGACGACCATCGACGACGTGGTCGGGATCGCCGACATCTTCGTCACCACCACCGGCAACAAGGACGTCATCACCGCCGACCACATGGCGGCGATGAAGCACCAGGCGATCGTCGGCAACATCGGCCACTTCGACAACGAGATCGACATGGCCGGGCTGTACAAGACCGCCGGTGTCGAGCGGGTCAACATCAAGCCGCAGGTCGACGAGTTCCGGTTCGCCGACGGCCACACGATCATCGTGCTGTCCGAGGGCCGCCTGCTGAACCTGGGCAACGCCACCGGGCACCCGTCGTTCGTGATGTCGAACTCGTTCACCAACCAGGTGCTGGCGCAGATCGAGCTGTTCGTGAAGACCGCCGACTACCCGACCGAGGTGTACGTGCTGCCGAAGCACCTCGACGAGATGGTCGCCCGCCTCCACCTCGACGCCCTCGGCGTCAAGCTCACCGAACTGACCAAGGAGCAGTCCGCGTACCTGGGCGTTCCGGTCGAAGGCCCGTACAAGGCCGAGGCCTACCGCTACTGA
- a CDS encoding class I SAM-dependent methyltransferase → MSQIGWGEWLARWDRQQAGYLPDRDEQFDLMFTIVEKVAGTPERFVDLACGPGSISARAAARFPGARIVGVDLDPFLLVIARNAVPGVRFEEADLRAAGWDAVLGDEPVDAVCSATALHWLDPADLEELARTLARRIRPGGVFLNADTMRLGPAEVPQLDAVAVELRNQIWADSHAAGIEDWKSWWDAAAEEPAFTTLLSERERRFADRSKSRDITLTDTLEAFRKAGFAEVAVLGQVADKHLFTAVR, encoded by the coding sequence ATGTCGCAGATTGGGTGGGGTGAGTGGCTGGCTCGGTGGGATCGGCAGCAGGCCGGGTATCTGCCGGATCGGGACGAGCAGTTCGACCTGATGTTCACGATCGTGGAGAAGGTCGCCGGTACGCCGGAACGGTTCGTGGATCTCGCCTGCGGGCCGGGGTCGATCTCGGCGCGGGCCGCCGCACGGTTCCCCGGCGCGCGGATCGTCGGCGTCGACCTGGACCCGTTCCTGCTGGTGATCGCGCGGAACGCCGTACCGGGTGTGCGGTTCGAGGAGGCGGACCTGCGAGCCGCCGGGTGGGACGCCGTACTGGGTGACGAACCGGTGGACGCGGTCTGCTCCGCGACCGCGCTGCACTGGCTTGATCCGGCCGATCTGGAAGAGCTCGCGCGAACGTTGGCGCGGCGGATCCGGCCAGGTGGCGTCTTCCTGAACGCGGACACCATGCGCCTCGGCCCGGCCGAGGTCCCGCAACTCGACGCCGTCGCGGTCGAGCTCCGGAATCAGATCTGGGCCGACTCGCACGCGGCCGGCATCGAGGACTGGAAGTCGTGGTGGGACGCGGCCGCCGAAGAGCCGGCATTCACCACGCTCCTGAGCGAACGAGAGCGCCGCTTCGCCGACCGCTCCAAGTCGCGCGACATAACCCTCACCGACACACTCGAAGCCTTCCGCAAGGCCGGCTTCGCCGAGGTCGCCGTACTCGGGCAGGTCGCCGACAAGCACCTCTTCACAGCTGTCCGCTGA
- a CDS encoding RDD family protein: MSTEEGGGGVSQLVTGEAVVLQVRIARMPTRALACAIDMALQGIVLTVLIALLAGFLFGSESSEALAVALIFIVVLLVVVGYRVVMETLTRGRTLGKMVLGLKVVRDDGSSIRFRHALVRTLMWFFVDFAPWFAASPGIVASLMNKQGKRIGDMVAGTVVIRERHQSMASPPLFVPGHLVQWAQSLELSRLSDELANAARDYLSRYAELLPGAQHALGEALAARVAAVIAPAPPTQIIAPAYLSAVLAERRRRELQRLSTQRPTQTGPFAPNPYAVPTPALPLPGAPSYAIPAGPFTPPSPYGVLPPPPPAPGPFAPPAPPSATRPATVNAQGWAAPGSNESSQWS; this comes from the coding sequence GTGTCTACCGAGGAGGGGGGCGGCGGAGTGTCCCAGCTGGTCACCGGCGAAGCGGTCGTCCTCCAGGTGCGGATCGCCCGGATGCCGACGCGGGCTCTGGCGTGTGCGATCGACATGGCACTGCAGGGCATCGTGCTGACCGTACTGATCGCGTTGCTGGCCGGCTTCCTGTTCGGGAGCGAGTCCAGTGAGGCGCTGGCGGTCGCGCTGATCTTCATCGTCGTACTGCTCGTGGTGGTCGGCTACCGGGTCGTGATGGAGACGCTCACCCGGGGGCGGACGCTGGGCAAGATGGTGCTCGGGCTGAAGGTGGTGCGCGACGACGGCAGCTCGATCCGGTTCCGGCACGCGCTGGTGCGGACGCTGATGTGGTTCTTCGTCGACTTCGCGCCGTGGTTCGCGGCCAGCCCCGGGATCGTGGCGAGCCTGATGAACAAGCAGGGCAAGCGGATCGGGGACATGGTCGCCGGTACGGTCGTCATTCGCGAACGGCACCAGTCGATGGCGTCGCCGCCGCTGTTCGTCCCCGGCCACCTGGTCCAGTGGGCGCAGTCGCTCGAACTGTCCCGGCTGTCCGACGAACTGGCCAACGCGGCCCGCGACTACCTGTCCCGGTACGCCGAGCTCCTCCCCGGCGCGCAACACGCCCTCGGCGAGGCGCTGGCCGCCCGCGTAGCCGCTGTGATCGCCCCCGCACCGCCGACCCAGATCATCGCGCCGGCGTACCTCTCCGCCGTACTCGCCGAACGCCGCCGCCGCGAACTCCAACGCCTCTCCACCCAACGCCCCACCCAAACCGGCCCCTTCGCCCCCAACCCGTACGCCGTCCCCACACCGGCGCTCCCGCTGCCCGGCGCCCCGTCGTACGCGATCCCCGCCGGCCCGTTCACCCCACCAAGCCCGTACGGCGTCCTCCCGCCACCCCCACCCGCTCCAGGCCCGTTCGCCCCGCCCGCACCACCGTCGGCAACCCGCCCCGCAACAGTCAACGCCCAAGGCTGGGCCGCCCCAGGCAGCAACGAATCAAGCCAGTGGTCCTGA
- a CDS encoding DUF7691 family protein — MSLCLDVFAVELGPLHDAIGSRDQDLLRRVSYRSAGQWTEEDDYFAEEIAAGAPTSRDATLAVINGGPFTEGYGTQYGSAFRDICGTMFADFVLGNEYFSGFRTGWLVDVGKGLEQLGITTPKLDDLVFSGMPRALPDSEGIGYGEWTNAACRAGLAQWQASTPRQREALHPEVLAAVENCVAWMSAAAEITDQFPDEEYGVAAFLL; from the coding sequence ATGAGTCTGTGTCTGGATGTCTTCGCTGTTGAACTGGGCCCGCTGCACGACGCCATCGGCTCCAGGGACCAGGACCTGTTGCGGAGAGTCAGTTATCGGTCCGCCGGTCAATGGACGGAGGAGGATGACTACTTCGCGGAGGAGATCGCCGCCGGAGCACCGACCAGCAGGGACGCCACGCTCGCGGTGATCAATGGTGGACCGTTCACCGAGGGGTACGGAACCCAGTACGGCTCGGCGTTCAGGGACATCTGCGGAACCATGTTCGCCGACTTCGTCCTCGGGAACGAGTACTTCAGCGGTTTCCGCACCGGATGGCTCGTGGATGTCGGCAAGGGACTCGAGCAGCTCGGTATCACCACACCGAAGCTGGACGACCTCGTCTTCAGCGGGATGCCGCGCGCCCTGCCCGACTCCGAGGGCATCGGCTACGGCGAATGGACCAACGCCGCCTGTCGAGCCGGACTCGCGCAATGGCAGGCTTCCACGCCGCGGCAACGGGAGGCGCTCCATCCTGAGGTTCTCGCCGCAGTCGAGAACTGCGTCGCCTGGATGAGCGCCGCAGCCGAGATCACCGACCAGTTTCCGGACGAGGAGTACGGCGTCGCCGCGTTCCTTCTCTGA